Below is a window of Neochlamydia sp. AcF84 DNA.
CCCTCTACTATCTACCTGATCTTATTCAGGCCCAGCAAAAAGGTGCTGGTTTGAAATTAGCAGGCGTTTTAGTGGGCCAACCATTGAATAGCTTTATTTTCCGCCAAGGAGAGGGAATAAGCTCCCCTAAGGATTTGTCCGGCAAAATCATAGGTTATAGCTTAGGGGGTAACAATCTAAAAGTATTACAGCGCTTATTGCATGCTAATGATCTACTTCCCAAGAAAATTATCAATGTAAATTTCGATCTTGTCACCCTCTTAGCCAATCGGCATGTCGATGTCATTTATGGAGCTTTTTGGAATATTGAAGGTGAACATCTAGAGGCATTAAATATAAAGAACTCTTGTTTTAAAGTAACGCAATTAGGTCACCCTGTTTACAGCGAATTGATTTTTATCAGTAGACATGATTTTAACAGGTTAGAGGCTTTTAAGCTAGCTATGCAAGAAAGCATTGATTACTGTAAAGCTTATCCTGAAGAAGCTTTTGAACTTTATGCTCATTGTCACTCTGAAAAGAGCGCTGCGACCATTAGGTGGGAAAAACAGGCTTGGTTAAAGACAGTTCCGCTCTTGGCAGAATCTCAGCAGATTTCAAGGCAAGAGTGTGCTTATCTAAAAAGATGGATGGAAGAATTGTAAAATGAATTTTTAGTAGGGAGCCTTCAGTTGAGCTTTTCTTTTTGATACTTCTCCAGCTCATTTATCTAAAAGCGAAGTTTTGTTTATTTAAAAGCTTTTTTTTAAGTTCTCCGACCTTCCTAATAAAAGGAATCACCGGAGAACCTATGAGCTATTTTAATGACCAAAATAGCTTTTGATCATTGAAGCTAGTTGGCTTTTATTCACAAATCCAGAAGATCGACCGAGCTCTTTGCCGTCCCTGATAAAAATAAGGGTAGGAAGAGCTTGAATATTGAAATGATCGGATAAATTTTTTTGCTGATCAGCATTGAGCTTAACAAATAGATAACGGTTACCTAATTCCTTGTTTAATTCCTCAAAAATAGGAGCTAGTTGCTTACAAGGACCGCACCAATCGGTGTAAACATCTAGAATGATAGGTAAAGGATTACTAAGAATTTGTTGAAAATTATCGGCGTTTAAGTAGACGATCGATGAAGCAGGCCTGTTGTACCTGGTCTGAGAGGAGTGGAAATTTTCATGCCTAGTAGGACTAGGAGCCGCAGTTAGCAGTGAGCAATTTAAAAATATAGATAGAGACGCTAATATTTTTTTCATGTTTTACCTCCTTGTTTTATTTATTACTTTAGCAAACTTTCATCATTACAAGCTATTTTAAATTCCATCTTATCTTTAGTGCCCAACCGATTATCAGCTAATACTTACTTAAGCTTCACTTGATGGGTAGCTACTTGTTAAATAAGTGTCCTAGTCCGTTGATTTTTAGGGAGCAAAGGCTACCTTTTCTTCTTCTTTGATTTTCAGATCTTAAGAATGCATGCCTCTTTCGACTCCTTCCCATCCTATCGGAAAAGGATGGTCCTCATAGCCAATAGGGCTTGAAGATGAACTAATACCTGCCATTTGCTTTTCGATAATAAGGCTTTCATTTATATAGAGCTTTACTTCTGTACTTATTAACGATAATCAATGTTCCCTCTTTGGCTTGTTTTAGATAGCGCACTTGCTTTATAACAACTTGCTATAGGTCTTTTGATTTTCAGAAGGTCGTTATTAAGAAAGCGGGTAGCCGAACCATCTAAAAGATTGGATCGTGACGTAGCTGTCGCTTATGCGTTTCAGTTGATTAAAATAATCGTTATAAATGCCCTAGATGATTTGGTCCCATTTCTTTATTCTATTTTCAAAAATAGTAGGTCTACCGAATAATTTTCCAACACCTCTGCACGTAAGTTGAGTGATTCGGTGGCTAATCCTATGATTATTGAGCTAACAAAGAATGTAAAGGCTGCTTATGGAGATGGTGTTTATGATAAATAAGCTTTCTGCTGCTCAATTTATAGTCGAGGTATAAGCCTTTTATAATTTCTCTCGTGAAGAGGAAGGCTAAGCTACGAGATGGGCAAGAGCGAGAAAAAAAGGAGTGCTTTGAAAGCCATTCCACGCTTTGGCAAGAGGATCATGCCAGGCAGCTTGGGAAGAAGCTTTAGGAGTATATAGAAGATGCTTACCGAAACGGTAATGTCTCGTTTTAAGAAAGACTTTGGTAGAGGTTGGCGTTCTATGAAGCTAGCTTTTCAGCGAGCGGGGCTCTAGGTTAAGACTTTTAGCTATGAAAAGGATAGAGAAGCTTAAAATCCTTAAAAGACATTAGGCATTAACTTAAAGGGGGTAAAGCTTGATATAACACCTATAATTTAACCAAACAAAATAATAGATCATTTACACAACAAGGTTGGATTCTCTACTAGGTAAGGAATTAGAAAAATGAAGTTTTATAGGAAAATCAAACTAAAAAACATATTTTCTTATTTTAATTAATAAATATAGGGCTTATAGTTAGCCGCGGATAATTTTTTGAATTAAAGCTTGGAAAGCAAGGATAGCCTATAAACGCTTGGCTATAGCTACTTGCTAGCAATAAATCATTAATATTTCTTAGGATTGATTAGATTGTTAAATAATGCAAGCTTTGCTATTAGCCTTATAAAACATTAAAGAAAGGGCTTAACCTCATGCAAGTTCCAAATCTCTCTCCCCATCCTCTATCAAAGATTTCACCTGAAATTCCCCTATCTGAGATTTCCCCCGAGATCCACAAGATGTTACAAAATCCTGAACTTTACGACATGGTCCAGGGTACTCTATGTGGCCGGCTGATTAAATTGCTTCTAGCACGCAGTAATACCACTTTAGAAAAGCATTTATATGCATACAAAGCTAAAGGAATTGTACTCTCAAAAAGGCTAGAAACCGTATGGGGAATAGCCCAAGCCACAGATAATCAAGAAGCCCTTGATATACTTTATAAGTATAATCCTAACTTAGCTTCCATCTGCCATATTAAGCTTATGGCTCATCGATTTGGTATTGTCGGTAAAAGCCAAATAAATGGGCAGTCTTTTGAGTTAGAAGGTTCTGATCATCGCATTACCTTTCAAGCTCTTCATACTTCGCTTAAACAGCATCTCGACCTTCCTGAGCAAGAGATGATTCTTCCTATTATTGAAATGACCTTAAAAGTTGAAAAAGATCCTCATACAAAGGATCAAATCCTTTTAGATGCCTATCACCAAGGCAAAACAATTTTTTTGCCTTTGCTATTTAGTTTATCTAGAGCCTGTCACATTTATGGTTTCCTCATTAAAGGCAACCGGCTAATCAAGCTTAATAAAGGACTTCACGCAGACCTACCAACAGGCTTACATGTTTATATAATAGGCGATCCTTCTAAGATTAATATTGAATACATTCATAGATTATTGAACACGAATGTATTAAGGACATATTTTGAAAAAGGTGTGGATAAAGAACCTGGCCTTATTCACGACCATTATATCCCTACTACCCTTCAAAGAGGAGGATTTTGTTCTTGGTCTTTAGCCAAAATGGCTTTACGCGGAGGATTTATTTTGGAGGGGATTGAAAATGAAAAAATAAAATATAAAAAATGGAGTCACGCCGATCGTTTTGCCACAGTCATTGATTATCTAAAGCAAGAAAATATAGATCCCCACTTAATCGCTTCGATGTGGTGTAGAACTAAAGACCAAAAAATTAAAGAAGCTTTGGAAGATAGATTAACAACTACGCATATAGCTAATGAAAAATCCACCTCTCTTCATTTAGCAGCAGAAAGCAATAACTTTTCGGTGGTAGAAAAGCTATTGATGGATGGAGAAAATATCCATAGCGAAGATGATGAAGGCTGGACACCCTTAATTGCCGCGGCTTGCCAGGGTCATGTGGAAATGGTGGAATACCTATTGGAAAGAGGAGCCCACGTTAATAAAACGGGTAAAACAGGCCTTAGTGCCTATTGCCACCTATTGTTTCAGATAGGTGAATGCTCTAAAAATCCTAAAATGGAAAGCCGTATCAATAAGGTTGAAAAGGTTTTAATAGAGAAAGGAATTGATACAGATCTTTCCAATGGTTTTAGATGGATGGCACGGCGCCATGCAGAAAGGTTTTAAAAATTTTGCTTTTATATGCTCTGCAGTTTTTCTACCACTTCATTAATCGTTGGCCTTGTTCTTGGGGCAGGAGTTGCACATTTCTATGATGAGCCTTTCTAAATCCACCTCCGCTTTTTGTTTCAGCTCCTTAGGAAAGTAGATTGCTGTATTTCCAGGTCTCTTTTTACCATTATATGATTAAGTAAATATGAACTCTAGAAATTGTTTTACTTATCAAAAAATAATTGATAATCCCCGTGACCGCTTACAATTAAAGCTTGAAAAGCAAGGATAGCCTATAAACGCTTGCCTATAGTTACTTGCTAATAATAAATCATTAATATTTCCTAGGATTGATTAGCTAGATTGATTAGATTGTTAAATAATGAAAGCTTTGCTATTAGCTTTATAAAACATTAAAGAAAGGTTTAACCTTATGCAAGTTCAAAATCTCTCCCCCGCTCCTCTATCAAAGATTTCACCTGAAATTCCTGTGTCTGAGATTTCCCCCGAGGTCCACAAGATGTTACAAAATCCTGAACTTTACGACATGGTCCAGGGTACTCTATGTGGCCGGCTGATTAAATTGCTTCTAGCACGCAGTAATACCATTTTAGAAAAGCATTTATATGCATACAAAGCTAAAGGAATTGTACTCTCAAAAAGGCTAGAAACCGTATGGGGAATAGCCCAAGCCACAGATAATCAAGAAGCCCTTGATATACTTTATAAGTATAATCCTAACTTAGCTTCCATCTGCCATATTAAACTTATGGCTCATCGATTTGGTATTGTCGGTAAAAGCCAAATAAATGGGCAGTCTTTTGACTTAGAAGGTTTTGATCACCGCATTACTTTTCACGCTCTTTATGCTTCCCTTAAACAGCATCTAGATGTTACTGAGCAGGAGGTAATCCTTCCTATTATTGAAATGATCCTAAAAGTTGAAAAAAATCCTTATACAAAGGATCAAATTCTTTTAGACGCCTATCATCAAGGTAAAACAATTTTTTTACCTTTGCTATTTAGTTTATCTAGAGCCGGCCACATTTATGGTTTTCTCATTAAAGGCAACCGTCTAGTCAAGCTTAATAAAGGACTTCATGAAGACCTACCCACTGGCCTACATGTTTATAAAATACCTGATCCTTCTAAGATTAATATTGAATACATTCATAGATTATTGAACACGAATGCATTAATAACTTATTTTGAAAAAGGTGTGGATAAAGAGCTTGGCCTTATTCACGACCACTATATTCCTACTACCCTTCAAAAAGGAGGGTTCTGTTCTTGGTCTGTAGCCAAACTAGCTTTACGCGGAGGATTTATTTTAGAAGGGATAGAAAATGAAAAAATAAAATATAAAAAATGGAGTCAAGCCGATCGTTTTGCCACACTCATCGATTATCTAAAGCAAGAAAATGTAGATCCCCACTTAATTGCTTCTCTATGGTGCAGAACTAAAGACCAGAAAATTAAAGAAGTTTTGGAAGATAGATTAACAACCACGCATATAGCCAATGAAAAATCCACATCTCTTCATTTAGCAGCAGAAAGCAATAACTTTTCAGTGGTAGAAAAGCTATTGATGAATGGAGAAAATATCAATAGCGAAGACGCTGAAGGCTGGACACCCTTAATTGCCGCAGCATGCCAAGGTCATGCTGAAATGGTGGAATACCTGTTGGAAAGAGGAGCCTACGTTAATAAAACGGGTAAAACAGGCCTTAACGCTTATTGTCATCTATTATCTCGACAAGGTAAATGCTCTAAAAATCCTAACATGGAAAAACGTATTAAAAAAGTTAAGCAATTATTAATAGAGAAAGGAATTGACACCGACCTTTCCAATGGTTTTAGATGGATGGCCCAACGCCATGCGAAAGGATTTTAAAAATTTTGCTTTTACATGCTCTGCAGTCTTTCTACCACTTCATCAATCGTTGGTCTTGCTCCGCGGTCGGGTTGCACATTCCTATGATGAGCTCTTCTAAATCACTCCTCGCTTTTTGTTTCAGCTCCTTAGGAAAGTAGATTGCTGTATTTCCAGGTCTCTTTTTACCATTTTAAAAGCTAATCCTATTTTAGCTAAATCTTTATGGCAGTTATGCGCTTCTTGCTTGCTCACTTCTTTGCAAGTAAAGCCTTCTTTGATCGCCTAGCAACCACTTAGCTTAGCATATTCAGCTAGCATTTTTGGATCATTGGTTATTTCGCATCCTTTCTGAAATTCTGTTTAAGTTGCCCTTTTAGTTTAATAATCCTCTTTTTCCAGAAGACTAATTGCCAGTTGCTGCGCGTAAATAAAAGTTATTTAATTTAGATAACTATGTTTTTTAAATTAAATTGTCTCATGAATAAATATTTAAAAATGTTTTTTTTGTAAATAAATTAATTAGATAGCGTTAGATTTTTTAAAAAATTAATAAATTTTTTTTGTTAAATAATGCTTATTATTTTTTTTATTATAATACATACAGTTGATTCTGCTGAATTTTAATAACTTATGATTGTTTGATTTTAATTTTAACAAACAAATTATTTTAATAATTAAATTTATAATTTATAATTAAATTATTGGTAAAGTTGTTTTTTATTAACAATTAGTAAAGGATAGTTATGAATAATGACTATGGTAAAGTTTTAAATTTTTGGGAAGAAAAAGCATCTCAACCTGCTACTACTAGAGAGCAAGTATCCAGGGAGAGAAAGATGCCGGGGCAAGTAAAGGTAAGCGAAAAAGCTAAAGAAATCCTGGCGAAGATCGATTATTTCTTAAACAGGCCTTCCGAAAGAGGTCTTCTTAAAAGGACAAAGCCAGAACAGAAATCAAATAAGCCTCAACAGCTCGAAGAAAAGCCTCCGTCGAAAGAAATTACTTCAGCAAACGAGGAGGCCAAAGGGCGTGCAAAGCCCGTAAATGTTGAAAAATTGAGAAGAGTTTTTGAAAAAAACCATAAAGAGCAACCATCCCAAGCCAGTAAAGCTGCCCCAGGAAAGATAGCCATTCCTCTAGCCTTTATGACACCTGAAGAAAGAGAAATAAAAAGAAAGATGAAAGGTAAAGAGAAGGAAACAGAAGCTGTAGCTGAAAAATCTATAGTAAATGTAGACCTTACCAAGGAAGCAGCCGCTCTTAGTGAGATTGAGGAGGAGTTGTATCGTTTAAATCAAAAGCTAGATGAAGAGCCAAGCTTAGAAGATTTAAATGCAATTAGAGAGGAACTTAGCGATCTTGAAAAGATACTAAGCGAAGGAAATTTCAAATTATCGCCAGAGCAAGATGATCTCTATTTACAGATTAATAACCTTGAGGAAAAGATTAATAGGCACCAAGAGATTGCTTCAAGAGTAGAGGAATCCCAAACAAATCCGTTTCTATTAGAAACAAACTTATCCCAAAGTGATTCAGAGCAGCTTAGTGAGGAATTAGATAAAATATTAGAAACCCTAGCGTTAGATGCAGACGTAGAATCTAATCACCCTACAGAGCTTGCTACAGTAGAAGGGCAAATTAGCCAGCCATTAAAAATGATGGGCGAGGAATCAAAGCGATTTGACTTTAAGGCTATTGAACAAGATATTGTTAGTTTGAAGGAAATTCTAAAGAAAAGCCCCAGGGATTTAATTACGAAAATTAGTGCTAAAGGAGCAGGATTGACGCACTCATATACTGTTTACCCTGACGGGAAGATTGCAGTTCACCTGAAAAAAGAAGAATGGATGCGCATTGGAAATGAATTAAAAGCAGGTTTACTGGGTAAAGGGGGATATAAAAGAGCTAAGTTAATGCAAGATATAGACACTAAAGAAATCAAAGTCAGAGGGGTCTTATTCGAGCCTCTTGATGAGGTAGAGAGAGTAAATATAATCCAATTTATAGAGGATGTAAAAGGCCAACCGCACATTTGTCAAATGGAACATGTGGCATGGAAATCAATGCCTAAAAAACCTGTTTCTATCTGGAGTGCCCAAAAAGCAGGGGGACGCAAGGAGGCTTTTATATCTAAGTATTACCCCTTTTCTGGTGAAAAGGTGTTCTCTTTTATTAAAAGCAATCAGCTTCACAAGCAACTGCATGCTAAAATAGCCCTTCAACTTGCACAAGGAATTCAAATAATGCATGAGAAAGGATGGGTTCATCGGGATCTTAAGCCTGAAAACATCTTCTTGCAATGGGATCCCTCCAATCCCAAAGCAGTAGAGGCTGCTGTAGGGGATTTTGATACTGTCCATAAGAATAGCGACGCCAGCAAGAGAGAAGTTTCCTTAGGCACGCCAGGTTATATCCCACCAGAATATTCAGAGGAAGAGCATGTTAAGGATGCTAGACCTGCAGATGTCTATGCGCTAGGGGTCAGTTTGCTAGAAATGTTCATCAGCCATGGATCTGCTCCCTGGAAGGTGGGTAGGGACCCTATTCCACTTACCTTCTACTTAACGGAGGCAGGTTATAAAGAAGACTTAGAAAAACTAAAACAAAAAGCGAAGAGTGATTTGGAAAGACTTATCATAGAAATGTGTGACCCCGCCCCATCAGCAAGGCCAAAGATTGAGGTGGTGGTAGAAAGGCTGCAGAGAATGCAAAAGTAAAAGTTTTAAAACCTTTCTGCATGGCGTCGGAACATCCATTTAAAACCATTGGAAAGATCTGTATCAATTCCTTTCTCTATTAAAACCTTTTCAACCTTATTGATACGGCTTTCCATTTTGGGATTTTTAGAGCATTCACCTATCTGAGACAATAGGTGGCAATAGGCACTAAGGCCTGTTTTACCCGTTTTATTAACGTGGGCTCCTCTTTCCAATAGGTATTCCACCATTTCAACATGACCCTGGCAAGCCGCGGCAATTAAGGGTGTCCAGCCTTCAGAGTCTTCTTCATTGATATTTACTCCCTCCATCAATAACTTTTCTACCACTGGAAAGTTATTGCTTTCTGCTGCTAAATGAAGAGATGTGGATTTTTCATTAGCTATATGCGTAGTTGTTAATCTATCTTCCAAAGCTTCTTTAATTTTTTGGTCTTTAGTTCTACACCACATCGAAGCGATTAAGTGGGGATCTATATTTTCTTGCTTTAGATAATCGATGAGTGTGGCAAAACGATCGGCTTGACTCCATTTTTTATATTTTATTTCTTCATTCTCTATCCCTTCTAAAATAAAGCTTCCGCGTAAAGCCATTTTGGCTAAAGACCAAGAACAGAATCCTCCTTTTTGAAGGGTAGTAGGGATATAATGGTCGTGAATAAGACCCAGTTCTTTATCCACACCTTTTTCAAAATATGTTCTTAATACGTTCGTGTTCAGTAACCTATGAATGTATTCAATATTAATCTTAGAAGGATCAGCTATTCTATAAACATGTAGCCCAGTAGGTAGGTCTGCATGAAGTCCTTTATTAAGCTTGATTAGCCGGTTGCCTTTAATGAGAAAACCATAAATGTGACAGGCTGTCATTAACTTAAATACCAAAGGCAATAAAATTGTTTTGCCTTGATGATAGGCTTCTAAAAGAATTTCTGGCATTATAGTGGGATCTTTTTCAACTTTTAAGATCATTTCAATAATCGGAAGAATCATCTCTTGCTCAGGAAGATCTAGATGCTGTTTAAGCGAATTATAAAGAGCTTGAAAGGTAATGCGATGATCAGAACCTTCTAACTCAAAAGACTGCCCATTTATTTGGCTTTTACCGACAATGCTAAATCGATGAGCTATAAGTTTAATAGAGCAGATGGAATCTAAGTTAGGATTATACTTATAAAGTATATCAAGAGCTTCTTGATTATCTGTGGCTTGGGCTATTCCCAATATAATCTGTAAGCTTTCTGAGAGCACAACTCCTTTAGCTTTGTATACATATAAATGCTTTTCTAAAGTGGTATTACAGCGTGCTAGAAGCAATTTAACCAGCCGGCCACATAGAGTACCCTCTACCATAGCGTAAAGTTCAGGATTTTGTAACTTCTTGTGGAGCTCGGGGGAAAGCGCAGACACGGGAATTTCAGGTGAAATCTTTGATAGAGGATGGGGAGAGAGATTTGGAACTTGCATGAGGTTAAGCCCTTTCTTTAATGTTTTATAAGGCTAATAGCAAAGCTTTCATTATTTAACAATCTAATCAATCCTAGGAAATATTGATGTTTTATTTTTAGCAAGAAGCTATAGCCAAGCGTTTATAGGCTATCCTTGCTTTCCAAGCTTTAATTCAAAAATTTATCCGCAGCTAACCATAAGCTATAGATCTATTAATTAAAACAAGAAAATATTATTTTAGTTTGATTTTTATATAAAATATTACTTTTTTTGATTTTTTATCTATTAGAGAGTTGGATAACTATAATGCTTAATAAAGTTAGCAGAGGCATATTCTATGCGGGCTAATACTCAAGATTGCTTACTATTCGTCTATCCTAGTTAGATATGCATCTGTAGATGCACTAAAAAGCTTGGGCAAGAACGTAAAGAAGTTAAACCATACCCTTCCCTAACAGATATAGCCTTTGATTTTTGTAAGATGAAGCTTGATGAGGAAGGAGAATGCAAAATCTGTTAGTTTTAGAAAGACAAGCGGAGAATTTGAAGGAAGATCTACTTAAGCATGTGTCCAAATCCATAGAAGATTATTTTGAGGGATTTGACAAAGAGCAATAAAGCGGATGATTTAATAACGAACTGGATGATCTTTTAAGTTGCCAAAGCGCCTAAAAGTTCCTTATAGGCAGAAAGCTTATGATAGATAAGCTTGCTACCCATCCTCTATTCAAAGCATAAATCCCTTAGTACCTCCACGAGGGGAAGGAACCTGCAGCCTAAAAACTGACAAGACCTGGCTGGAGAAAAAGAAATAGTGCGTGGAAAGTTATTTAGAGCTTGGGAGGGAATTTTTTCTTTAGGAAAGGGCTTATCAGTAAGCAGAACTATAGCGTAAGTTTTTGTTTAGGAATAAGATAAAAAAATTGGAATACCTAAAGGGCTAGGGGTGCTAACTTAGTAGCATAAGGCTGCGCCTTAAACAAACGAGCTGCTAGATTATTTACCTAGCAAGGCCATTTAAGGGAGGAAAATTAGAAGATCCTACTTATCAGCTTAATTTATCAAATTGAAGAGGGCCTGCCGGATTTCCTCTGAAAGGGTTGCATAGTGGAGTGGATCATGCCGCACGTTATTTTCTATTTTCCATATCTTATAAATAATTCCATCATGCAGCAATAAAATACGGTCTGCCAGATAAATAGCATCACGAAAGTCATGGGTATTCATTAAAATGGTACAATTCAATTTCTCTTTAAGTTTACGTAATAGTTCATAGATCTGCTCACGAAGTACTACATCTAGCTTGTTAAAAGGCTCGTCCAGCAGCAGGAGAGGGCGTTGTTGCAAAAGAGCACGGGCGAGAGAAACCCGTTGGCGCATTCCTCCAGAAAGTTGCTCAGGATATAGATTAGCACTTTCTTGGAGGCCCATTTCTGAGAGCAAGCTTAATGCTTTTTGCTGGAGGGATAAGCTAGAAGAAGGCTTTTTCCCTAATTCTGTAGGCAGGAGTAAGTTTTCTAGAATTGTTCTCCAAGGAAGCAACAGATCTTCTTGCGCCATAAAAGCAATGGATTCTGCAGGGTAACCTGTGGCCATGCTAATCACCCCTTTTTCAGTCGGTAATAGGCCTGCAAGGAGTTTAAAGAGAGTCGTTTTCCCTGATCCTGACCATCCTACTAAAGAGATGACTTCGTTAGGTGATATATCTAACGAAAGATTTTTTAATATCTTTTTTTCTCCGAAAGAAAAAGAGAGGTTTTGAATTTTTAATAAGAAGGTTGGCATATTCACTCTTTAAGTCTTTTTTATTTTAATAAAAGAGGGGATTGAATGAAACAAAAGCTTAAAGATGGATAGACTGCCTTTCAAGGACCTTGAACAAATAGATGAGTTGCTGGATGGATGTCGCTATTATAACAAGCTTTATTGAAAAGCTTAGAAAATTTTTTACTTCAATCTTCTTTGATGTCTTGAAAGTATCTTCCTGGAAAGGAAAAAAGTAGAGAGCTTGGCTAGCTTTTAAGAGGGCAAAAGATAAACTGCATTGCATAGCACCCTACTATTAGTTCTGTAGCTGTTTCCTCTTGATGACTATCACTAAATTATCTATGATCATCTCACTAATTTTAAAATTTATTAAGGAGAGTTGTGGAAAAAAGTCTCGTTCCTTCTAAAGGAACCGTTTTGTCAGCTATGTTTCTTGTAGCGGGTTGTTGTATTGGTGGAGGAATGCTTGCTTTACCTGTTGCCACAGGTGTGAATGGCTTTATACCTTCTTTAGTGGTCATGGTTATCTGTTGGATAATGATGACAATTACAGGTCTACTTTTATTGGAAGTTAGCCTGTGGATGGAAGAAGGTGTCCATGTTGATACCATGACACACCGTCTTTTAGGAAATATGGGACGTGGGATTAGCTGGATTCTTTATCTCTTTATTTGTTATGCCTCGCTTGTTGCCTATACAGCAGCAGGAGGCCATCAATTAGCTATAGCTTTCGACAGCGTTTTCAATCTTCCCTTGACTAAAGAGCTAGGGTGTACGATTTATATCTTAACTTTTGGGCTCGTTCTCTATTTAGGGAGTGCTATTGTAGGCCGAGTCAATGCAATTTTATTTATGGCAATGCTTGCTTCCTATGTAGCCTTAATTAGCATAGGGATGCCCGAAGTACAAGTTACTTATTTGAAATATAGTCATTGGACAGGTTTTCTATTAGCTATTCCTTTAATGTTGGCCTCTTTTAGCTATCAAACAATGGTGCCAAGTTTGACTCCTTATTTAAAAAAGAACTTAAAGAGCTTACGTTTAGCAATTATTGGAGGGACTTCTATTACCTTTATAGTATATGCTTTATGGCAATGTATGATGTTGGGGATTGTTCCCGTAGAAGGGACCCATGGCTTGGCTCAAGCCTTGATTGATGGTAAGCCTGCCACTCTTTTTTTAAATGAACATGTGCACGGAAAGTATGTAGCAAGTATTGCTCATTTTTTTGCTTTTTTTGCCGTTGTCACTTCTTTTTTAGGGATTGCTTTAGGGCTATTTGATTTCCTTTCCGATGGATTAAAAATTAAAAAGATAGGAATAGGGAATGTAATATTAGGCATCTTAATCATCGTGCCTACACTTGTTTTTGCTACTCAATTTGAAAGAGTGTTTGTAGTCGCTCTAGATTCTTCGGGCGGTTATGGAGATACAATCTTAAATGGCTTTATTCCTGTTTTAATGGTTTGGATAGGCCGATATTCTAAAGGATATCCCGCTTATTTTCGTGTGCCTGGAGGAAAATTACTGCTAAGTCTAGTATTTGTATTTTTTCTTCTATGTTTATTGCTTGAGATTTTTGTACATACCGGCTATTTATCCTCCGTGTATGAAGCCTATGAACTTATCGAAAAAAGAATCGACATTTAGGAGAAACTACCATGAATTTTTTATTAGCTATAAAAGCATTTATTAAAGCTTGGAAGGAGCCCACTAAGGCTTTGGCTTTTCTAGATGATTCGGTGAAAAATTTAGAAAGCCCCAAGCAAGACTATTCACATTTGCGCTTGCTCGCTTTATTGCAGCAGTCAGGGCGGCTTATTGATTTCTTAAAAGAGGATATTCATGCTTTTACTGATGCTCAAGTAGGCGCGGCTGTACGCCAAATTCATCAAGAATGTAGTAAGAACTTGGAAGAACTGGTAACCATACGTCCTATCATGCTAGAAAAAGAGGGAGCAATGATTACAGTACCCAAAGGATATGATACTGCAGCTATAAAAGTATCAGGCCAAGTTAGGGGAGAGCCTCCCTA
It encodes the following:
- a CDS encoding aromatic amino acid transport family protein, whose translation is MEKSLVPSKGTVLSAMFLVAGCCIGGGMLALPVATGVNGFIPSLVVMVICWIMMTITGLLLLEVSLWMEEGVHVDTMTHRLLGNMGRGISWILYLFICYASLVAYTAAGGHQLAIAFDSVFNLPLTKELGCTIYILTFGLVLYLGSAIVGRVNAILFMAMLASYVALISIGMPEVQVTYLKYSHWTGFLLAIPLMLASFSYQTMVPSLTPYLKKNLKSLRLAIIGGTSITFIVYALWQCMMLGIVPVEGTHGLAQALIDGKPATLFLNEHVHGKYVASIAHFFAFFAVVTSFLGIALGLFDFLSDGLKIKKIGIGNVILGILIIVPTLVFATQFERVFVVALDSSGGYGDTILNGFIPVLMVWIGRYSKGYPAYFRVPGGKLLLSLVFVFFLLCLLLEIFVHTGYLSSVYEAYELIEKRIDI
- a CDS encoding ABC transporter ATP-binding protein — its product is MPTFLLKIQNLSFSFGEKKILKNLSLDISPNEVISLVGWSGSGKTTLFKLLAGLLPTEKGVISMATGYPAESIAFMAQEDLLLPWRTILENLLLPTELGKKPSSSLSLQQKALSLLSEMGLQESANLYPEQLSGGMRQRVSLARALLQQRPLLLLDEPFNKLDVVLREQIYELLRKLKEKLNCTILMNTHDFRDAIYLADRILLLHDGIIYKIWKIENNVRHDPLHYATLSEEIRQALFNLIN
- a CDS encoding ankyrin repeat domain-containing protein, yielding MQVPNLSPHPLSKISPEIPVSALSPELHKKLQNPELYAMVEGTLCGRLVKLLLARCNTTLEKHLYVYKAKGVVLSESLQIILGIAQATDNQEALDILYKYNPNLDSICSIKLIAHRFSIVGKSQINGQSFELEGSDHRITFQALYNSLKQHLDLPEQEMILPIIEMILKVEKDPTIMPEILLEAYHQGKTILLPLVFKLMTACHIYGFLIKGNRLIKLNKGLHADLPTGLHVYRIADPSKINIEYIHRLLNTNVLRTYFEKGVDKELGLIHDHYIPTTLQKGGFCSWSLAKMALRGSFILEGIENEEIKYKKWSQADRFATLIDYLKQENIDPHLIASMWCRTKDQKIKEALEDRLTTTHIANEKSTSLHLAAESNNFPVVEKLLMEGVNINEEDSEGWTPLIAAACQGHVEMVEYLLERGAHVNKTGKTGLSAYCHLLSQIGECSKNPKMESRINKVEKVLIEKGIDTDLSNGFKWMFRRHAERF
- a CDS encoding DUF2760 domain-containing protein; this encodes MNFLLAIKAFIKAWKEPTKALAFLDDSVKNLESPKQDYSHLRLLALLQQSGRLIDFLKEDIHAFTDAQVGAAVRQIHQECSKNLEELVTIRPIMLEKEGAMITVPKGYDTAAIKVSGQVRGEPPYIGTIVHQGWKAHKRSLPMKMAEQASEIICPAEIEVKG